From a single Cytophagales bacterium WSM2-2 genomic region:
- the apaG gene encoding protein ApaG, translating into MIAEVTQGVKVTVETEYQPSYSNPSQLHYVFTYRITIENLSEFTVQLLRRHWHINDAGFEEREVEGEGVVGQQPVLEPGQSHQYVSGCNLKSGIGKMAGTYLMERVMDGSHFLVAIPEFTMVAPVRLN; encoded by the coding sequence ATGATTGCTGAAGTAACACAAGGCGTAAAAGTAACGGTAGAAACGGAATATCAACCTTCCTATTCTAATCCGAGCCAGTTACACTATGTTTTCACCTATCGCATCACAATCGAAAACCTGAGCGAGTTTACAGTACAATTGCTTCGCAGGCATTGGCATATTAATGATGCAGGATTCGAGGAACGTGAAGTAGAAGGCGAAGGTGTGGTAGGCCAGCAACCTGTGCTCGAACCCGGGCAATCTCATCAGTATGTCTCCGGCTGCAATCTTAAATCCGGAATCGGCAAAATGGCAGGCACTTACTTAATGGAGCGCGTCATGGATGGCAGTCATTTTCTTGTCGCCATACCAGAATTTACCATGGTAGCCCCGGTACGCCTGAACTGA
- the ung2 gene encoding uracil-DNA glycosylase 2, translating into MPADVKIAPSWKGKLEPEFEKEYFIKLIDFVKSEYQTQTVYPPGKEIFRAFDCCAFDNVKVVIIGQDPYHGPGQANGLCFSVRDGVRQPPSLVNIFKEINKDLGKPIPVSGDLERWASQGVLLLNATLTVRGSSPGSHQNKGWETFTDAAIKAISDQKTNVVFLLWGAYAQKKGEVIDRSRHLVLMSAHPSPFSADRGFFGNKHFSKANEYLKSKGLKEIEW; encoded by the coding sequence ATGCCAGCCGATGTAAAAATTGCCCCCTCCTGGAAAGGAAAATTGGAGCCTGAATTTGAAAAAGAATATTTTATTAAGCTCATCGACTTTGTTAAATCCGAATATCAGACGCAGACTGTATATCCGCCTGGCAAAGAAATATTTCGGGCATTTGATTGCTGTGCATTTGATAATGTGAAAGTGGTGATCATCGGCCAGGACCCTTATCACGGTCCCGGGCAGGCAAATGGTTTATGTTTTTCCGTTCGTGATGGAGTGCGACAACCTCCGTCATTGGTCAATATTTTCAAAGAGATAAATAAGGATTTAGGAAAGCCAATTCCTGTGTCGGGTGATCTTGAGCGGTGGGCAAGCCAGGGTGTGCTTCTACTTAATGCTACACTTACTGTTCGCGGTTCTTCTCCCGGGTCGCATCAGAATAAAGGCTGGGAAACTTTTACAGATGCAGCTATCAAGGCTATTTCAGATCAGAAGACAAATGTGGTTTTTCTTCTGTGGGGTGCCTATGCTCAGAAAAAAGGTGAGGTGATAGACCGCTCCCGGCATCTTGTGCTGATGAGCGCACATCCATCTCCGTTTTCAGCTGACAGGGGCTTTTTCGGAAACAAACACTTTAGCAAAGCCAATGAATATTTGAAGAGCAAAGGGTTAAAAGAAATTGAATGGTAA